The Kogia breviceps isolate mKogBre1 chromosome 4, mKogBre1 haplotype 1, whole genome shotgun sequence genome window below encodes:
- the CIMAP1D gene encoding protein CIMAP1D produces MGTLPCDPAPRTTPVALGRRATECQIPETGLRRACGAAPLENECMAPGRDPQALVAGSAGPGLYALPSTVGYINHDCTRVAGPAYSLFRRPSEASPQETSPGPVYFLDPKVTRFGRSCTPAYSMQGRGKSRDLEVTPGPGAYSPEKVAPTRQRTPPAFTLGSRFRRRPLDTSVPAPNTYTLPSLWGSQIFTKPSSPSYTAAGRTPPARPPQDPAEIPGPGQYESPDPNAYRQRRPAFTMLGRPRAPRPPDETPGPGTHSPEQVTMTKARAPAFTMGIRHSKRATTMAADTAP; encoded by the exons ATGGGGACCCTCCCCTGCGACCCCGCTCCACGGACGACCCCGGTGGCCCTGGGCCGGCGGGCCACCGAGTGCCAGATCCCGGAGACTGGTCTGAGGAGAGCCTGTGGGGCGGCCCCCTTGGAGAACG AGTGCATGGCCCCAGGCCGTGACCCTCAGGCTTTGGTCGCAGGCTCCGCCGGGCCAGGCTTGTACGCCCTGCCGTCCACCGTCGGCTACATCAACCACGACTGCACCAGGGTGGCTGGTCCCGCCTACTCGCTCTTCCGGAGGCCCAGCGAGG CATCTCCACAGGAGACCAGCCCCGGGCCGGTCTACTTCCTGGACCCGAAAGTCACCCGCTTTGGCCGCAGCTGCACCCCTGCCTACTCCATGCAGGGCCGGGGCAAGTCTCGGG ATCTGGAGGTGACGCCCGGCCCTGGGGCCTACAGCCCAGAGAAGGTGGCCCCCACGCGCCAGCGGACCCCCCCAGCTTTCACCCTGGGTTCCCGCTTCCGCCGGCGGCCCCTGGACACCTCAGTCCCTGCCCCCAACACCTACACCCTGCCTTCCCTCTGGGGCTCCCAGATCTTCACCAAGCCCAGCAGCCCAAGCTACACGGCGGCAGGCCGCACGCCCCCCGCCCGACCCCCGCAGGACCCCGCTGAGATACCGGGTCCGGGCCAGTATGAAAGCCCAGACCCCAACGCGTACCGTCAGCGCCGGCCGGCCTTCACCATGCTGGGGCGGCCccgagccccccgccccccggatgAGACGCCTGGCCCCGGCACCCACAGCCCCGAGCAGGTCACCATGACCAAGGCCAGGGCCCCGGCATTCACCATGGGCATCCGCCACTCCAAACGGGCCACCACCATGGCCGCGGACACGGCCCCCTGA